One Salmo trutta chromosome 26, fSalTru1.1, whole genome shotgun sequence DNA window includes the following coding sequences:
- the LOC115163186 gene encoding sushi domain-containing protein 6 has protein sequence MSARWGSPWLCGHVILGYGLFLLVALPDLTTGRQGNCTYPLVPEHGGFRCEPSPCRGFPQKSLIYFFCEPGYAIPKEMVRSLRCRHGKWIPSVPTCLAVRDRHVNYEDQVAHSIPSVATTAVGVSIFLLTTTACLVIKSRLFPCHSHRRSSDQMDLMVDGLPVSLPSYEEAVYGSWGQRLPPCRGPTQLLLAQAAPGPSLAHNQSDSSHRIHPSNQSPDILPPPYEEMESHPREDQNEGDVQALQVALSDDKNI, from the exons TGCGCGGTGGGGGTCTCCATGGCTGTGTGGACATGTCATTCTGGGCTACGGGCTCTTTCTCCTGGTCGCCCTTCCAGACCTCACCACAG GCAGGCAAGGGAACTGCACCTACCCGTTGGTGCCAGAACACGGGGGCTTCCGCTGCGAGCCCTCCCCCTGCAGAGGCTTCCCCCAGAAGAGCTTGATCTACTTCTTCTGTGAGCCCGGCTATGCCATCCCAAAAGAGATGGTGCGCAGCTTGCGCTGCCGCCACGGCAAATGGATCCCCAGCGTGCCCACCTGTCTCGCCGTGCGAG ACAGACATGTTAACTATGAGGACCAGGTGGCCCACTCAATCCCCAGCGTTGCCACGACTGCGGTGGGCGTGTCCATATTCCTCCTCACCACCACGGCCTGCTTGGTGATTAAGTCCCGCCTTTTCCCCTGTCACTCACACAG GCGCTCTTCTGACCAGATGGATCTGATGGTGGATGGCCTGCCTGTGTCTCTGCCCAGCTATGAAGAGGCTGTCTATGGGAGCTGGGGGCAACGCCTGCCACCCTGCAGAGGGCCCACCCAACTCTTACTAGCCCAGGCGGCTCCAGGTCCATCATTAGCTCACAACCAATCAGATTCCAGTCACcgtatccatccatccaatcaaagCCCCGATATCCTTCCGCCCCCTTACGAGGAGATGGAATCCCATCCCAGAGAGGATCAGAATGAGGGGGACGTGCAGGCCTTACAAGTTGCACTTTCCGATGACAAGAACATTTGA